The DNA sequence AAGCAAATGAAGAAGGACTAAGAACAAACATGGAGCTAATTGATGAGGTCCGGGACCAAGCTGTAGAAATGATGGAAAAATACAAGGAGAAAACAAGAGAGCACTTCAGTAAGAAGTCCAGAGTTaaaaacttccaagttggagacttAGTCCTTCGAGACACAGAAGCATCAGATCCCACAAACACTGGAAATCTAATtcccaaatgggaaggaccatacaaggtcaaagaAGTCCCGAGGCCAGGAACCTACATACTCCTGAACATGGATGGCTCAGAAGTCCCAAATACTTGGCATGGActaaggctaagaaaattctaccagtaggagaacaaacaaagcaaccaaaatcCTGTAGCCAATACGGCAAGCAACCAACTTATTTTTCCTATATATTTTGTATGAATGATTAATGAAAAGCATTTCCTCTTTATATTTATCAGAGCAACCCACTAGTCcagacaagctattagtcaggactagtacaaccatttttacttagaattaatttcctaattaaaaagccaccactagtccggataAGCGATTAGTCAGGACTGGAGCAACTAtctttacttagaattaattttctaagtaaaaaagACAACCACTAGTCCAGACAAGCTATTAGTCaaga is a window from the Apium graveolens cultivar Ventura chromosome 1, ASM990537v1, whole genome shotgun sequence genome containing:
- the LOC141674460 gene encoding uncharacterized protein LOC141674460: MVLHDKPQDKHRRTSFKLAYGTEAMLPIEVGSPSHRTINFEEEANEEGLRTNMELIDEVRDQAVEMMEKYKEKTREHFSKKSRVKNFQVGDLVLRDTEASDPTNTGNLIPKWEGPYKVKEVPRPGTYILLNMDGSEVPNTWHGLRLRKFYQ